A portion of the Actinomycetes bacterium genome contains these proteins:
- a CDS encoding DUF1501 domain-containing protein codes for MGPLIVVFLRGGADGLSLAPPTGDADYASVRSGLAVADGAANPLDGTFAMHPALGELHARFVRGEVALVPACGIPELSRSHFDAQFRVEEAGKSSGSGDGTGWLGRHLASSAGDTNPFRGVSFGQAGVPRLLAGSADVVTATTLTGLSIGNGRLDPFPQFTDTLEEMWATSASPIKAAAVSGFGALRTASSISAGGSDGRDHGVADTVATLNAGVGAEVAVVNIGGWDTHDNQGTNDGAFASLAADLDGSIDALMAGVPGATVVVITEFGRRVAPNSSGGCDHGRGSLVVVAGPEVNGGVKGDWPGLSDLDEGDVRTVNDIRVVMAEVTGAVLGTDPAQVVPESPGGSLDLFT; via the coding sequence ATGGGACCCTTGATCGTCGTGTTCCTTCGCGGTGGTGCGGACGGCCTGTCGCTCGCACCGCCGACCGGCGACGCCGACTACGCCTCGGTGCGAAGTGGCCTGGCCGTCGCAGACGGCGCCGCCAATCCGCTCGACGGCACCTTCGCCATGCACCCGGCCCTCGGTGAGCTGCACGCCCGGTTCGTCAGGGGTGAGGTAGCCCTCGTGCCCGCCTGTGGGATCCCCGAACTCTCGCGGTCGCACTTCGACGCCCAGTTCCGCGTCGAGGAAGCCGGCAAATCGAGCGGATCCGGCGACGGCACGGGCTGGCTGGGCAGGCACTTGGCATCCAGTGCCGGCGACACCAACCCCTTCCGCGGCGTCAGCTTCGGCCAGGCCGGGGTGCCCCGCCTCCTCGCGGGATCGGCTGATGTCGTGACAGCGACAACTCTCACTGGGTTGAGCATCGGCAACGGCCGCCTCGACCCCTTCCCGCAGTTCACCGACACCCTCGAGGAGATGTGGGCCACCAGCGCGTCACCGATCAAGGCGGCTGCGGTGTCCGGTTTCGGCGCCCTCAGGACCGCCTCGTCGATCAGTGCAGGCGGTAGTGACGGCCGCGACCACGGTGTTGCCGACACCGTGGCGACGCTGAACGCGGGCGTCGGCGCCGAGGTGGCGGTCGTCAACATCGGTGGATGGGACACCCATGACAACCAGGGCACCAACGATGGCGCCTTCGCGTCCCTTGCGGCGGATCTCGATGGCTCCATCGATGCCCTGATGGCCGGGGTGCCGGGCGCGACCGTGGTGGTGATCACCGAGTTCGGGCGCCGCGTGGCTCCCAACTCCTCGGGTGGCTGTGACCATGGGCGAGGCAGCCTTGTGGTCGTGGCGGGCCCGGAAGTGAACGGCGGCGTCAAGGGTGACTGGCCCGGTCTCTCCGATCTCGACGAGGGAGACGTGCGCACGGTCAACGATATTCGTGTGGTGATGGCCGAGGTGACCGGTGCCGTACTCGGCACCGACCCGGCGCAGGTGGTCCCGGAGTCGCCCGGCGGATCCCTGGACCTGTTCACCTGA
- a CDS encoding DUF1800 domain-containing protein translates to MARLQLTRRQVMEALAICGATGTVAACTPPKHPSPTTTTPTTTVVGNAGDPAAFLLASRLSFGPSPELLALAEGGVDAYLADQLDPAAAEAPAMADLFAAIDARGEDIASTPPSDGGSKNRRRAAVETTALRTTAGAAWSSRQLHALLVDFWSDHLHVSIGQQPELFFVPYYDAEVIRPHAMGSFTDMLLASARHAAMLTYLDQASSRADRDNVPNENYARELMELHTVGVDGGYDETDVLKAAHVLSGFSLVRKSREYTYRQAWHDLGPAATGDVLGYRPSGAGERDGEDFLAHLAHLPATANHVCHRLAVRLVGDSVSPTDPVVADAAAAFTADDTSIASAVRSIVDSPAFADSTPIPRRPIDLVAAMLRMGSTPVTESQLDDLLNPLGRTVRVLGQSPWAWPAPNGYPLPGRAWISPGAMVGRWNAALTAGAGFQTLDPLPGTSTEDGADRTSVATALLGRAPSPELATALGNDLGAQPGSQAESIGVRTLVFASPDFQER, encoded by the coding sequence ATGGCACGTCTGCAACTGACCAGGCGACAGGTGATGGAAGCGTTGGCCATCTGCGGGGCCACCGGGACCGTCGCGGCATGCACCCCACCCAAGCATCCCTCACCCACGACCACCACCCCCACCACGACCGTGGTCGGCAACGCGGGTGACCCGGCCGCGTTCCTGCTCGCCAGTCGCCTCTCCTTCGGGCCGAGTCCTGAGCTGCTTGCACTGGCAGAGGGCGGGGTGGACGCCTACCTGGCCGACCAGCTGGACCCTGCAGCGGCGGAGGCACCCGCCATGGCCGACCTGTTCGCCGCAATCGACGCCCGCGGTGAGGACATTGCCTCCACACCCCCGTCGGACGGGGGCAGCAAGAACAGGCGTCGTGCCGCGGTGGAGACCACCGCCCTCCGCACGACCGCCGGCGCCGCCTGGTCGTCCCGCCAGCTGCACGCCCTGCTCGTGGACTTCTGGTCCGACCACCTGCACGTGTCGATCGGACAGCAGCCCGAGCTCTTCTTCGTCCCCTACTACGACGCTGAGGTGATCCGCCCCCATGCGATGGGCAGCTTCACCGACATGCTGCTTGCCTCGGCACGGCACGCGGCGATGCTCACCTACCTCGACCAGGCCAGCAGCCGCGCCGATCGCGACAACGTGCCCAACGAGAACTACGCACGCGAGCTGATGGAGCTGCACACCGTCGGTGTCGACGGTGGATACGACGAGACAGATGTGCTCAAGGCGGCCCACGTACTCAGCGGCTTCTCGCTGGTGAGGAAGTCCCGTGAGTACACCTACAGACAGGCCTGGCATGACCTCGGACCGGCGGCGACCGGCGACGTGCTCGGGTACCGCCCGAGCGGTGCCGGTGAGCGCGACGGCGAGGACTTCCTGGCCCACCTCGCCCACCTGCCGGCCACGGCCAACCACGTGTGCCACCGCCTGGCGGTCCGCCTCGTCGGCGACAGTGTGTCGCCTACGGACCCGGTGGTAGCCGATGCAGCAGCTGCCTTCACCGCTGATGACACCTCGATTGCGTCTGCGGTTCGCTCGATCGTGGACTCGCCCGCATTCGCCGACAGCACCCCGATACCGCGTCGTCCGATCGACCTGGTGGCCGCCATGTTGCGGATGGGCAGCACTCCGGTCACCGAGTCCCAACTCGACGACCTGCTGAACCCGCTCGGCCGCACCGTGCGGGTGCTGGGCCAGTCGCCTTGGGCCTGGCCGGCACCCAACGGCTACCCGTTGCCGGGAAGGGCATGGATCAGCCCCGGCGCAATGGTCGGCCGCTGGAATGCCGCCTTGACCGCCGGCGCCGGCTTCCAGACCCTCGATCCCCTGCCCGGCACTTCCACCGAGGACGGCGCCGACCGCACGTCGGTGGCAACAGCGCTGCTGGGCAGGGCGCCATCGCCTGAGCTTGCCACAGCGCTCGGAAACGACCTCGGCGCCCAGCCGGGCTCACAAGCAGAGTCCATCGGCGTGCGGACCCTCGTTTTCGCCAGCCCCGACTTCCAGGAGCGGTGA
- the pheA gene encoding prephenate dehydratase translates to MPQSPDPTGDQERRVAFLGPAGTFTEQALHREADLSAGELMPCDSMVDVLFAVHEGPADFGVVPIENAIEGTVNATIDTLAMDVELLVQRELLEPVAMNLLVAPGTSLDAIRGVMSIPVATAQCRSWLRTNLADAEHLAANSTAEAAALVAKQADPTLAAIGNERAAEVYGLEIAATGIEDHPENQTRFVVVGRDGIPAPTGHDKTSIVVYQRADEPGSLMSILQEFAARSINLTLLLSRPTKTHLGDYCFVLDLEGHIADEVVADALRALKANQGGVKFLGSYPAAGADGPDRRAAANTAHEDARSWISGLRDQIG, encoded by the coding sequence ATGCCCCAGAGCCCCGATCCGACCGGAGACCAGGAGCGACGCGTCGCGTTCCTCGGCCCGGCCGGCACGTTCACCGAGCAGGCCCTGCACCGCGAGGCCGACCTCAGCGCAGGCGAACTCATGCCATGTGACTCCATGGTCGATGTGCTCTTCGCGGTACACGAGGGGCCGGCCGACTTCGGCGTCGTGCCGATCGAGAACGCCATCGAAGGCACGGTCAACGCCACGATCGACACACTTGCCATGGACGTCGAGTTGCTGGTGCAGCGCGAGCTCCTCGAGCCGGTGGCGATGAACCTGCTCGTGGCCCCCGGCACGTCGCTCGATGCCATCCGCGGCGTGATGTCGATCCCGGTGGCCACTGCGCAGTGCCGCTCCTGGTTGCGCACCAACCTCGCCGATGCAGAGCATCTGGCCGCCAACTCCACGGCGGAGGCTGCGGCCCTCGTCGCGAAGCAGGCCGATCCGACGCTTGCCGCCATCGGCAATGAACGCGCCGCGGAGGTCTACGGGCTCGAGATCGCCGCGACGGGCATAGAGGACCATCCCGAGAACCAGACCCGATTCGTGGTCGTGGGGCGCGACGGGATTCCGGCACCGACGGGGCACGACAAGACCTCGATAGTCGTCTACCAGCGCGCGGATGAGCCCGGGTCGCTCATGTCGATCCTCCAGGAGTTCGCCGCCCGGTCGATCAACCTGACGTTGCTGCTCAGCCGTCCCACCAAGACCCACCTCGGTGACTACTGCTTCGTGCTCGACCTCGAGGGACACATTGCGGATGAGGTGGTGGCCGACGCTCTACGTGCCCTCAAGGCCAACCAGGGCGGTGTGAAGTTCCTCGGCTCTTATCCAGCGGCTGGCGCCGATGGTCCCGACAGGCGCGCAGCAGCCAACACGGCGCACGAGGATGCACGATCGTGGATCTCGGGGCTGCGTGACCAGATCGGCTGA
- a CDS encoding META domain-containing protein — protein sequence MYPDALDGTRWALEYVTLRGVSHMVSGRRIPELAFLDGRVSGDDGVNLGEGTYSLRGNALTVAIDTVTSLQYGSEPLVEYDLFEYLRGARLATVHADFLHIAFGEGSDELVYHSEVLETPA from the coding sequence GTGTACCCCGATGCTCTGGACGGAACCCGATGGGCACTCGAGTACGTGACCCTGCGGGGAGTGAGCCACATGGTGAGTGGCAGGCGTATCCCGGAGCTGGCCTTCCTCGATGGCAGGGTGTCGGGCGACGACGGTGTCAACCTCGGCGAGGGCACCTACTCCTTGCGCGGCAATGCCCTCACGGTTGCGATCGACACCGTGACGTCGCTGCAGTACGGCTCGGAGCCGCTGGTCGAGTACGACCTCTTCGAGTACCTCCGTGGTGCACGCTTGGCCACGGTGCACGCCGACTTCCTGCACATCGCGTTCGGTGAGGGATCCGACGAGCTCGTCTACCACTCCGAGGTACTGGAGACCCCGGCGTGA
- a CDS encoding fatty acid desaturase family protein, whose protein sequence is MTSARVVPATMFPPDGTLTDALPTDRLNEDGRPLGELRDDLYRIPNAANAAHVIGVWLQSVGAVVLAAWWGNPLGWILAWLLCGRGMVRFAILMHEAAHRLLFSNKKANDWVGRWLVAYPAFVPIEAYRRGHMAHHKEEFGRNEPDIAYYRGYPVPADSWWRKMRRDLFGNSGWKNLMGLLGALRSPTARPIVLRILGVQALMFAGMWLATGHWWVWPVFWLLPWMTVWRVLNRLRSVAEHGGLGASPDRRVTTHHIRQSWIAKFVFVPFNTGYHLAHHVDIGVPFSKLPALQRELEEAGYITAELEWPSYLALWRHARSGVPEPAPGDDVDLAEKGVDLSDTAAGGTDFPRN, encoded by the coding sequence ATGACTTCAGCCCGCGTGGTGCCCGCAACGATGTTCCCGCCCGACGGCACCCTGACCGATGCACTGCCCACCGACCGCCTCAACGAAGACGGTCGCCCACTCGGCGAGCTCCGTGACGACCTGTACCGCATCCCCAACGCCGCCAACGCCGCCCACGTGATCGGTGTGTGGCTCCAGTCGGTCGGCGCAGTGGTGTTGGCAGCCTGGTGGGGCAACCCGCTCGGGTGGATACTGGCGTGGCTGCTGTGCGGCCGAGGCATGGTGCGCTTCGCCATCCTCATGCACGAAGCGGCCCACAGGCTGCTGTTCAGCAACAAGAAGGCCAACGACTGGGTGGGCCGCTGGCTCGTCGCCTACCCCGCATTCGTTCCCATCGAGGCATACAGGCGCGGCCACATGGCGCACCACAAGGAGGAGTTCGGGCGCAACGAGCCCGACATCGCCTACTACCGCGGATACCCGGTGCCGGCTGACTCGTGGTGGCGCAAGATGCGCCGCGACCTGTTCGGCAACTCCGGGTGGAAGAACCTCATGGGACTCCTCGGCGCACTCAGGAGCCCCACCGCGCGCCCGATCGTGTTGCGCATCCTCGGGGTGCAGGCTCTCATGTTTGCCGGAATGTGGCTGGCGACCGGTCACTGGTGGGTGTGGCCCGTGTTCTGGCTGTTGCCCTGGATGACCGTATGGCGGGTGCTCAACCGCCTGCGTTCGGTTGCCGAACACGGCGGCCTGGGGGCGTCGCCCGACCGCAGGGTGACCACCCACCACATCCGGCAGTCGTGGATCGCCAAGTTCGTGTTCGTGCCGTTCAACACCGGCTACCACCTCGCGCACCACGTCGACATCGGCGTGCCGTTCTCCAAGCTCCCCGCACTGCAGCGCGAGCTCGAAGAGGCGGGTTACATCACCGCCGAGCTCGAGTGGCCCAGCTACCTGGCCCTTTGGCGCCACGCCCGAAGCGGCGTGCCCGAGCCGGCCCCGGGTGACGACGTCGACCTGGCCGAAAAGGGTGTCGACCTGAGCGACACCGCTGCAGGTGGCACCGACTTCCCGAGGAACTGA
- a CDS encoding PaaX domain-containing protein, C- domain protein: MASVLLGTHPPVMSARALVRSATLFGLAEGTVRTAISRMVTNGELSPQGEHRYELAGDLAERQRRQQASRRPRLRTWGGQWEMWVVPTAAREAGRRAELRRAARALRLAEVREGVWMRPDNLDPARLPGQREVIAAQARRMTAQPDADDELVSMLWGLDSWNDGALELRRLMAPIKKRLDADDVEVLGSGFVLAAAVLRHLNEDPLLPRELLSRHWQGDRLRADYESYDAAYSATLTRWLLAD; the protein is encoded by the coding sequence GTGGCGTCCGTGCTGCTCGGTACCCACCCCCCGGTGATGTCGGCGCGTGCCCTGGTGCGCTCCGCCACCTTGTTCGGCCTCGCCGAAGGAACCGTGCGCACCGCGATATCCCGGATGGTGACCAACGGCGAGCTGTCGCCACAGGGTGAGCATCGCTACGAGCTCGCCGGCGACCTCGCCGAACGCCAACGGCGTCAGCAGGCCAGCCGCCGCCCTCGGCTGCGCACGTGGGGTGGCCAGTGGGAGATGTGGGTGGTGCCCACCGCCGCCCGTGAAGCGGGCCGACGCGCCGAGTTGCGACGCGCCGCGCGGGCGCTGCGCCTCGCCGAGGTGCGTGAAGGGGTGTGGATGCGCCCCGACAACCTCGACCCGGCGAGGCTGCCGGGCCAACGGGAAGTCATCGCCGCTCAGGCGCGCCGAATGACGGCCCAGCCAGACGCCGACGACGAGCTGGTGTCGATGCTGTGGGGCCTCGACTCCTGGAACGACGGGGCGCTCGAACTGCGAAGGTTGATGGCTCCGATCAAGAAACGACTCGACGCCGACGATGTGGAGGTGCTGGGCAGCGGATTCGTGCTGGCGGCTGCGGTGCTGCGTCACCTCAACGAAGACCCGTTGCTCCCGCGCGAGTTGTTGTCCCGCCACTGGCAGGGCGACCGCCTGCGGGCCGACTACGAGTCGTATGACGCCGCCTACAGCGCCACGCTCACCCGCTGGCTGCTTGCCGACTGA
- a CDS encoding MBL fold metallo-hydrolase, producing MSDDRFYFRQLLAGADFAESDLLAQQMVNFSYLIGDRESGECLVVDPAYGVAELKSIAESDGMTIAGALVTHYHPDHCGGDMMGMRIEGVTELLALQSMPVHVQADEAEYVLKVTDLEAGDLVQHSSGDKVSVGEVDVTLLHTPGHTPGSQCFLVENNLVAGDTLFLQGCGRTDLPGGDPAQLYESITTRLAKVPDTATLFPGHLYSPKPSEQMGEVRRSNMVFKPRSASEWLRIFGS from the coding sequence GTGAGCGACGACCGTTTCTACTTCCGCCAGCTCCTTGCCGGAGCCGACTTCGCCGAGTCCGACCTTCTCGCACAGCAGATGGTCAACTTCTCCTACCTGATCGGAGACCGCGAGAGCGGCGAGTGCCTGGTGGTCGATCCTGCGTACGGTGTCGCGGAACTCAAGTCCATCGCCGAGTCCGACGGCATGACCATCGCCGGCGCACTCGTGACCCACTACCACCCCGATCATTGCGGCGGCGACATGATGGGCATGCGCATCGAGGGCGTCACCGAGCTGCTGGCCCTGCAGTCGATGCCGGTGCACGTGCAGGCAGACGAGGCCGAGTACGTGCTCAAGGTCACCGATCTCGAGGCGGGCGACCTGGTCCAGCACAGCTCAGGCGACAAGGTCAGCGTCGGCGAGGTCGACGTGACCCTGCTGCACACTCCCGGCCATACCCCGGGGAGCCAGTGCTTCCTGGTTGAGAACAACCTCGTCGCGGGCGACACGCTCTTCCTACAGGGTTGTGGCCGCACCGACCTGCCCGGCGGTGATCCGGCGCAGCTCTACGAGAGCATCACGACGCGACTCGCCAAGGTGCCCGACACCGCCACCCTGTTTCCCGGCCACCTGTACTCGCCTAAGCCGTCGGAGCAGATGGGCGAGGTACGCCGTTCGAACATGGTGTTCAAGCCCCGCTCGGCTTCGGAATGGCTGCGGATCTTCGGGTCCTGA
- a CDS encoding GAF domain-containing protein has translation MIIRNDPRLDAVSDERSFLPPGVPTAALDAVIDSAASWTPSRLAQELVEVAAEMTGAAQVALYKCDSNTVRCMGLAPPHLASPLLRDQQAEEFPWAMPSLQPSRFVLVEAAGDLPLPVSGRAGDLGYSSAVHLPLRDGNRMLGALQIYWSEPMSEWDDRVGAALRALGVFTLCRVLPGAGAAGVAGGRRGTDT, from the coding sequence GTGATTATCAGAAACGACCCGCGCCTCGACGCCGTCAGTGACGAGCGATCGTTCCTTCCGCCCGGAGTGCCCACGGCCGCCCTCGATGCCGTGATCGACTCGGCCGCGAGCTGGACGCCCTCGCGCCTGGCCCAGGAACTGGTGGAGGTGGCAGCCGAGATGACGGGCGCCGCGCAGGTGGCGCTGTACAAGTGCGACTCGAACACCGTGCGTTGCATGGGCCTTGCACCACCACACCTGGCATCGCCATTGTTGCGCGACCAGCAGGCTGAGGAGTTCCCCTGGGCCATGCCCTCACTGCAGCCGTCGCGGTTCGTACTCGTGGAAGCTGCGGGCGACCTGCCGCTGCCCGTCTCGGGCCGCGCAGGCGACCTCGGCTACTCGAGCGCCGTGCATCTACCGTTGCGCGACGGAAACCGCATGCTGGGGGCTCTTCAGATCTACTGGAGCGAACCCATGAGTGAGTGGGACGACCGGGTGGGAGCTGCTCTGCGCGCACTGGGCGTGTTCACCCTCTGCCGGGTGCTTCCGGGTGCCGGTGCCGCGGGAGTCGCCGGCGGGCGACGTGGCACCGACACCTGA
- a CDS encoding DoxX family protein — protein sequence MGTLLADTSSSFDTAMLILRLALGPMLFAHGYQKLFLGGRIEGTAGWFESMGMKPGKLNAWAAALTETGTGVLMTIGLLTPFAAAGMVGVMVVAWFTHRGEFFVFKDGWEYNFVIGAVAIAVGTLGAGQWSVDHLLGIGEDLAGWTGLAISAGLGLVAGFGTLALFHRPDPPTADT from the coding sequence ATGGGAACCCTGCTCGCCGACACTTCATCCAGCTTCGATACGGCCATGCTGATCCTGCGCCTGGCGCTGGGTCCGATGCTGTTCGCCCACGGCTACCAGAAGCTGTTCCTCGGCGGACGCATCGAGGGCACCGCCGGCTGGTTCGAGTCGATGGGAATGAAGCCGGGCAAGCTCAACGCGTGGGCGGCGGCCCTGACCGAAACCGGAACCGGCGTGCTGATGACCATCGGGCTGCTCACACCGTTCGCGGCCGCAGGCATGGTCGGTGTGATGGTCGTGGCCTGGTTCACCCACCGTGGCGAGTTCTTCGTGTTCAAGGACGGCTGGGAGTACAACTTCGTGATCGGGGCCGTGGCGATCGCCGTGGGCACGCTGGGCGCCGGCCAGTGGTCGGTGGACCACCTGCTGGGAATCGGTGAGGACCTCGCTGGCTGGACCGGCCTTGCGATCTCGGCCGGCCTGGGCCTGGTCGCTGGCTTCGGCACGCTTGCGCTCTTCCACCGCCCGGATCCGCCGACTGCGGACACCTGA